Proteins encoded within one genomic window of Panicum virgatum strain AP13 chromosome 1N, P.virgatum_v5, whole genome shotgun sequence:
- the LOC120653823 gene encoding protein CURVATURE THYLAKOID 1A, chloroplastic-like translates to MELCVSTTASAAPFAPLRSGACPVTAVPLRRRLQARGWRCASAAVPDPVPSEEPASASSTAVVVTDKPDSPADEKVEEVSAASSGSAEAPVGELVSSEASPSPDDINLDEILSKLNIEVTPTLILTGAGAFVALLVLSSIVSAIDSVPLLPKILELVGTGYSIWFIARYLIYKESRDNLFGKFEDLKQRII, encoded by the exons ATGGAGCTCTGCGtctccaccaccgcctccgccgcgcccttcGCGCCCCTCCGCAGCGGCGCGTGCCCCGTCACCGCCGTCCCGCTCCGCCGGCGCCTCCAAGCTCGAG GCTGGCGCTGCGCCAGTGCGGCTGTGCCTGATCCAGTGCCGTCCGAAGagcccgcctccgcctcctccaccgccgtcgtcgtcacgGACAAGCCCGATTCGCCTGCCGACGAGAAGGTTGAGGAGGTTAGCGCCGCGTCCAGTGGCTCCGCGGAGGCGCCTGTTGGAGAGCTGGTGTCGTCGGAGGCGTCGCCGTCCCCAGATGATATCAACCTGGATGAAATACTGAGCAAG TTGAACATTGAAGTAACTCCCACTTTAATCCTCACTGGAGCTGGTGCCTTTGTTGCTTTATTGGTTCTATCTTCCATTGTTTCTGCAATTGATTCAGTTCCCCTG CTTCCAAAAATTCTGGAACTCGTCGGAACTGGCTACTCAATATGGTTCATTGCACGGTATCTCATTTACAAG GAAAGCAGAGACAACCTGTTTGGGAAGTTTGAAGATCTCAAACAGAGGATTATTTGA
- the LOC120653822 gene encoding cyclin-D3-1-like — translation MVPGYDCAASVLLCAEDNAAILGLDEEGEESSWAGATPPRDTVAGGGGSGIAVEEFSTELPLQSDEYVAALVERETGHMPAEGYPQKLQRRHGGLDLAAIRRGAVDWIWKVTEHYHFAPLTTVLSVNYLDRFLSTYEFPEGKPWMPQLLTVACLSLAMKIEETFAPLPLDLQVVESKFAFEGRTIKRMELLVFSTLNWRIHAVTACSYIEYFLHKLSDLGAPSLLARSRSADLILSTVKDAEFVMFRPSEIAVSVALAAIGECRSSVIERAATSCKYLDKERVLRCHEMIQEKITMGSIILKSAGSSISSVPQSPIGVLDAAACLSQQSDDATVGSPATCYHSSSTSKRRRITRRLL, via the exons ATGGTGCCGGGCTATGACTGCGCCGCCTCCGTGCTGCTCTGCGCGGAGGACAACGCCGCTATTCTCGGCCTTgatgaggagggggaggagtcCTCTTGGGCGGGCGCTACGCCGCCACGCGAtaccgtcgccggcggcggcggcagcgggatcGCCGTGGAGGAATTCTCGACGGAGCTCCCCCTGCAGTCAGATGAGTACGTTGCGGCGCTCGTGGAGAGGGAGACGGGGCACATGCCCGCGGAGGGGTACCCCCAGAAGCTGCAACGCCGGCATGGGGGCCTGGATTTGGCCGCCATCCGGAGGGGCGCCGTCGATTGGATTTGGAAG GTCACTGAGCATTACCATTTCGCACCGTTGACTACAGTTTTATCTGTGAACTACCTCGATAGATTCCTCTCCACGTATGAGTTTCCT GAAGGCAAACCTTGGATGCCGCAGCTCTTGACAGTGGCATGCTTGTCACTGGCTATGAAAATAGAGGAGACTTTTGCGCCACTCCCCTTGGACTTGCAG GTTGTTGAGTCAAAGTTTGCTTTTGAGGGAAGGACCATAAAAAGGATGGAGCTTCTGGTGTTTAGCACCTTAAACTGGAGGATTCATGCTGTTACTGCTTGCTCATATATCGAATACTTTCTTCACAAATTGAGTGATCTTGGTGCACCCTCCTTGCTCGCACGCTCTCGCTCTGCTGACCTTATCTTGAGCACTGTGAAAG ATGCTGAATTCGTGATGTTCAGACCCTCAGAGATTGCTGTCAGTGTTGCTCTTGCTGCGATTGGTGAATGCAGAAGTTCTGTAATTGAAAGAGCTGCTACTAGTTGCAAGTATTTGGACAAG GAGCGAGTTTTAAGATGCCATGAAATGATTCAAGAGAAGATTACTATGGGAAGCATTATCCTAAAATCTGCTGGATCATCAATTTCCTCTGTGCCACAAAGTCCCATTGGTGTATTGGATGCTGCTGCCTGTCTGAGTCAACAAAGCGATGATGCTACTGTTGGATCTCCTGCAACATGTTACCATAGTTCTTCCACAAGCAAGAGGAGAAGGATTACTAGAAGACTACTCTGA
- the LOC120653820 gene encoding SNW/SKI-interacting protein A-like, with protein sequence MATLKDLLPAPKTSASTFYDHSSDPWFKERYGGDSAQASAAARPAGAARTIPPYGKRAGFVPRRPEDFGDGGAFPEIHVAQYPLGMGRRDDKGGSKILALTVDAHGSVAFDAVVKQGENAGKIVYSKHSDLVPKIATSDSQAPDEEEEEQKQIEETTERTKAALEKVVNVRLSAAQPKNVPTHDSESKFIKYKPSQQSAAFNSGAKERIIRMSEMAVDPLEPPKFKHKRVPRASGSPPVPVMHSPPRPVTVKDQQDWKIPPCISNWKNPKGYTIPLDKRLAADGRGLQEVQINDNFAKLSEALYVAEQKAREAVQMRSKVQRELMLKEKERKEQELRALAQKARMERTGGPPAPSALPAGGGRGTVDAIDKDMDMEQPREPREQRRESREEREARIERDRIREERRRERERERRLEAKDAAMGKKSKITRDRDRDISEKIALGMASTGGAKGGEVMYDQRLFNQDKGMDSGFATDDQYNIYSKGLFTAQSTMSTLYRPKKDGDSDVYGDADEQLEKVMKTERFKPDKAFTGASERTGKRDRPVEFDKQEENDPFGLDQFLTEVKKGKKAVEKIGGGGTMKASGGSSMRDDYDGGSGRSRINFERGR encoded by the coding sequence ATGGCGACCCTCAAGGATCTCCTCCCGGCGCCCAAGACGTCGGCGTCCACCTTCTACGACCACAGCAGCGACCCCTGGTTCAAGGAGCGGTACGGCGGGGACTCGGCGCAGGcgtcggccgcggcgaggcccgCGGGCGCCGCCAGAACCATCCCTCCGTACGGGAAGCGGGCGGGGTTCGTGCCGCGCCGGCCGGAGGACTTTGGGGATGGCGGCGCCTTCCCGGAGATCCATGTCGCGCAGTATCCACTCGGCATGGGCCGCCGCGACGACAAGGGCGGGTCCAAGATCCTCGCGCTCACCGTCGACGCGCACGGGAGCGTCGCCTTCGACGCCGTCGTCAAGCAGGGCGAGAACGCCGGCAAGATCGTCTACTCCAAGCACAGCGACCTCGTGCCGAAGATCGCCACGTCCGATTCGCAGGCgccggacgaggaggaggaggagcagaagcAGATCGAGGAGACCACAGAGCGGACGAAGGCTGCCTTGGAGAAGGTTGTCAACGTCCGCCTCTCAGCTGCTCAGCCCAAGAATGTGCCGACACATGATTCTGAGTCCAAGTTTATCAAGTATAAGCCGTCTCAGCAATCAGCGGCCTTCAATTCAGGTGCCAAGGAGAGGATCATTCGGATGTCGGAGATGGCGGTGGATCCTCTTGAGCCGCCAAAGTTCAAGCACAAGCGTGTGCCCCGGGCGTCTGGGTCACCACCTGTGCCGGTGATGCACTCGCCACCGCGGCCAGTTACAGTGAAGGATCAGCAGGATTGGAAGATCCCACCATGCATTTCTAACTGGAAAAATCCGAAGGGTTACACGATTCCACTTGATAAGAGGCTGGCGGCTGATGGAAGAGGGCTACAGGAGGTGCAAATTAATGACAACTTTGCAAAGCTTTCTGAAGCATTGTATGTGGCAGAACAGAAGGCGAGGGAGGCAGTACAAATGCGCTCCAAGGTGCAGAGGGAACTGATGCTTAAGGAGAAGGAGAGAAAGGAGCAAGAGCTGAGGGCTCTTGCACAGAAGGCTCGCATGGAGAGGACTGGTGGCCCACCCGCACCATCAGCTTTGCCTGCTGGTGGTGGCAGGGGAACAGTTGATGCTATCGATAAAGACATGGATATGGAGCAACCACGTGAACCGCGTGAGCAGCGCAGGGAGAGTAGAGAAGAGAGGGAAGCAAGGATTGAGCGTGATAGAATCCGTGAGGAGCGCAgacgggagagggagagagagaggaggctgGAAGCCAAGGATGCTGCAATGGGCAAGAAGAGTAAGATCACGAGAGACAGGGATCGTGACATCAGTGAGAAGATTGCTCTGGGTATGGCAAGCACTGGTGGTGCCAAAGGTGGCGAGGTCATGTATGACCAGCGTCTATTCAACCAGGACAAGGGGATGGACTCTGGGTTTGCCACGGATGATCAGTACAACATCTACTCCAAGGGGCTCTTCACAGCGCAGTCTACGATGTCTACGTTGTATAGACCTAAGAAGGATGGTGATTCTGATGTGTATGGTGATGCGGATGAACAGTTGGAGAAGGTTATGAAGACTGAGAGGTTCAAGCCtgacaaggcttttactggtgCTTCCGAGAGGACTGGCAAGCGCGACCGGCCTGTGGAGTTTGATAAGCAGGAGGAGAACGATCCCTTCGGTCTGGATCAGTTCTTGACTGAGGTGAAGAAGGGAAAGAAAGCTGTGGAGAAGATCGGAGGCGGAGGCACCATGAAGGCGAGTGGTGGGTCCTCAATGAGGGATGATTATGATGGAGGATCTGGGAGGTCCCGCATTAATTTTGAAAGGGGGCGTTGA